The following are from one region of the Qipengyuania flava genome:
- a CDS encoding NADH-quinone oxidoreductase subunit D has translation MSHAMHLEESPTTGDEVITNYTINFGPQHPAAHGVLRMVMELDGEIIERIDPHVGLLHRGTEKLIEHKTYLQALPYFDRLDYCSPLAQEYSYVLAIEKLLNVEVPERGQYLRVLFAELTRICNHMLNIGAHVMDVGAMTPNLWVFELREDCMNFFERASGARMHSAYFRPGGVHQDVPEKLLVDIGNWIDTRLPELFGDAMSLVLDNRIFKQRNVDIAVVSKDDAVAWGFSGPMIRAAGIPWDLRKSQPYDVYDRMEFDIPVGTNSDCYDRFVVRVKEVYESAKIIKQCLAQMPSGPICSDDRKVSPPKRGEMKQSMEALIHHFKLYTEGFHVPAGEVYVATESPKGEFGVYLVSDGSNKPYRCKIRPTAFSHLQAMDFMSKGHMLPDATAILGAIDVVFGECDR, from the coding sequence ATGAGCCACGCCATGCATCTCGAAGAGTCGCCGACGACCGGTGACGAGGTCATCACCAACTACACGATCAACTTCGGGCCCCAGCACCCCGCAGCACACGGCGTGCTGCGCATGGTCATGGAGCTCGACGGCGAGATCATCGAGCGCATCGACCCGCATGTCGGCCTGCTGCATCGCGGCACTGAGAAGCTGATCGAGCACAAGACGTACCTGCAGGCGCTGCCGTATTTCGACCGCTTGGACTACTGCTCGCCGCTGGCGCAGGAATACAGCTACGTCCTCGCGATCGAGAAGCTGCTCAACGTCGAGGTGCCCGAGCGCGGCCAGTACCTGCGCGTGCTGTTCGCCGAGCTGACCCGCATCTGCAACCACATGCTCAACATCGGCGCGCACGTCATGGACGTCGGCGCAATGACGCCCAACCTGTGGGTGTTCGAGCTGCGCGAAGACTGCATGAACTTCTTCGAGCGGGCGTCGGGCGCGCGCATGCACAGCGCGTATTTCCGCCCGGGCGGTGTCCACCAGGACGTGCCCGAAAAGCTGCTGGTCGATATCGGCAACTGGATCGACACGCGCCTTCCGGAACTGTTCGGCGATGCGATGAGCCTCGTGCTCGACAACCGCATCTTCAAGCAGCGCAACGTTGATATCGCCGTGGTCAGCAAGGACGACGCGGTTGCCTGGGGCTTCTCCGGCCCGATGATCCGCGCTGCCGGCATCCCCTGGGACCTGCGCAAGTCGCAGCCCTACGACGTTTACGACCGGATGGAGTTCGACATTCCCGTCGGCACCAATTCGGACTGCTACGACCGCTTCGTGGTGCGCGTGAAGGAAGTCTACGAGAGCGCGAAGATCATCAAGCAGTGCCTTGCGCAGATGCCTTCGGGCCCGATCTGCTCGGACGACCGCAAGGTTTCCCCGCCCAAGCGCGGCGAGATGAAGCAGTCGATGGAAGCGCTGATCCACCACTTCAAGCTCTACACCGAAGGCTTCCACGTGCCGGCCGGTGAGGTTTATGTCGCGACCGAAAGCCCCAAGGGCGAATTCGGCGTCTACCTCGTCAGCGACGGGTCGAACAAACCCTATCGCTGCAAGATTCGCCCGACGGCCTTTAGCCATCTGCAGGCGATGGACTTCATGTCGAAGGGCCACATGCTGCCCGACGCGACCGCCATCCTCGGCGCGATCGACGTGGTGTTCGGGGAGTGCGACCGCTAA
- a CDS encoding complex I 24 kDa subunit family protein — MADRSPAPDTPELRERWGGFEFTEAYRAKADKAIARYPEGRQRSAVMPLLDLAQRQVGEETETQGWLPLPVIEYVADYLDMPVIRVLEVATFYFMYNMKPVGKYHVQVCGTTPCMLRGSDGLFETCKKRGMKKGHVSEDGLWTLTEVECMGNCATAPMVQINDDNYEDLTPERLDAVLDALAKGESPKAGTQEPGRHTSEPANALSSLPEMVDANHDYRKDW; from the coding sequence ATGGCTGACCGTTCCCCCGCACCCGATACCCCCGAGCTGCGCGAGCGCTGGGGCGGCTTCGAGTTCACCGAGGCTTACCGCGCCAAGGCGGACAAGGCGATTGCGCGCTATCCGGAAGGGCGCCAGCGCTCGGCCGTGATGCCGCTGCTCGACCTTGCCCAGCGCCAGGTGGGCGAGGAAACCGAAACGCAGGGCTGGCTGCCTCTGCCGGTGATCGAATACGTCGCCGACTATCTCGATATGCCGGTTATCCGCGTGCTCGAAGTCGCGACCTTCTACTTCATGTACAACATGAAGCCGGTGGGTAAGTATCACGTGCAGGTTTGCGGCACGACGCCGTGCATGCTGCGCGGTTCGGACGGCCTGTTCGAAACCTGCAAGAAGCGCGGCATGAAGAAGGGGCATGTCTCGGAAGACGGGCTTTGGACCCTCACCGAGGTCGAATGCATGGGCAATTGCGCCACCGCGCCGATGGTCCAGATCAACGACGACAATTACGAAGACCTGACGCCCGAGCGGCTCGATGCCGTGCTCGACGCGCTGGCCAAGGGCGAGAGCCCCAAGGCGGGCACGCAGGAACCGGGCCGTCACACCAGCGAGCCGGCGAACGCGCTCAGCTCGCTGCCCGAAATGGTCGACGCCAACCACGATTACCGGAAGGACTGGTGA
- the ndhC gene encoding NADH-quinone oxidoreductase subunit A: MVDLEQYLPILIFLFIAAGLSALFVFLPMGVSRLTGAHAPNAEKLSEYECGFPAFEDARSQFDVRFYLVAISFLLFDLEASFLFPWAVSLDVTGWAGWISMVIFLGILAIGLAYEWKMGALDWD; the protein is encoded by the coding sequence GTGGTCGACCTCGAACAATACCTTCCGATCCTGATCTTCCTGTTTATTGCCGCAGGCCTTTCCGCTCTCTTCGTGTTCCTCCCCATGGGCGTATCGCGCCTGACCGGGGCCCACGCACCGAACGCGGAAAAGCTTTCGGAATACGAGTGCGGCTTTCCCGCCTTTGAGGACGCGCGCAGCCAGTTCGACGTGCGCTTCTACCTCGTGGCGATTTCGTTCCTCCTGTTCGACCTCGAAGCGTCCTTCCTGTTCCCCTGGGCTGTCAGCCTCGATGTGACCGGATGGGCCGGCTGGATCAGCATGGTCATCTTCCTCGGCATCCTCGCGATCGGGCTTGCCTACGAATGGAAGATGGGCGCTCTGGATTGGGACTGA
- a CDS encoding SH3 domain-containing protein, with protein MVVRLIALSVIFLAVLATAAQAQDREAPYWATIRASELNMRVGPSPDYKIDWVYKRPGLPIKVVRLMEGWRLIEDPDGAQGWVVARLLSPDRGAIVIGEGLAEMREAGAEGAAIKWRLEPGVVGALGECEAGWCALSVDNRRGYVREERLWGVGAP; from the coding sequence ATGGTCGTACGGCTCATCGCTCTTTCGGTTATCTTCCTCGCCGTCCTCGCCACGGCTGCGCAGGCGCAGGATCGCGAGGCGCCCTACTGGGCGACCATCCGCGCGAGTGAGCTCAACATGCGCGTGGGGCCCAGTCCCGATTACAAGATCGACTGGGTCTACAAGCGGCCCGGCCTGCCGATCAAAGTCGTGCGCCTGATGGAAGGCTGGCGGCTGATCGAGGATCCCGACGGCGCGCAGGGCTGGGTGGTGGCCCGGCTGCTGAGCCCCGATCGCGGCGCGATCGTGATCGGCGAAGGGCTTGCCGAGATGCGCGAAGCGGGCGCGGAAGGGGCTGCGATCAAATGGCGGCTCGAGCCCGGCGTTGTTGGCGCGCTGGGCGAGTGCGAGGCGGGTTGGTGCGCGCTCTCGGTCGATAACCGACGCGGCTATGTCCGCGAAGAGCGGTTGTGGGGCGTCGGCGCGCCCTAG
- the nuoG gene encoding NADH-quinone oxidoreductase subunit NuoG, which produces MPKVTVDGQELEVPEGATVLQACELAGKEIPRFCYHERLSIAGNCRMCLVEVKPGPPKPQASCALPATEGQEIRTDSEMVKTAREGVMEFLLINHPLDCPICDQGGECDLQDQSVAYGRGATRYDENKRAVTEKYMGPLIKTVMTRCIHCTRCVRFSEEIAGVDEIGALYRGEDMQITTYLEQAAEHELSANVIDLCPVGALTSRPYAFEARPWELKKTLSIDVSDAVGANIRLDSRGREVMRALPRVNDAVNEEWLSDKGRYQVDGLSKRRLDKVFMRKRGKLQPASWDEAFKAIAKAKPGKAIAAVAGDMLDCETMFAAKALLKACGSTLVEGRQTGMDYDVSNLAAVNFNSTFEGIETADAILIVGSHIRWEAPLVNVRIRKAVKRGAKVFVIGPRWDTTYPAEFLGEDLSVLSKLPKAAADAFKGAERPAIIMGGAALAKGALAGGLAFADKYGLVKDGWNGFNVMHFSAARMGGLMLGFAQKGGMADIVKASPKVVLSLGADEMDFEPFADALKVYIGHHGDRGAHAADIILPAASFAEKDGTYVNTEGRVQFAEKAVFAPGDAREDWTILRALADALKVEVGFDSFDELQAAMIKAVPALGEEGLADYGALPKADTKVKAEGTISAYPIKDFYLTNPIARASAVMQQCSAELLGSDELAEAAE; this is translated from the coding sequence ATGCCCAAGGTCACTGTAGACGGACAGGAACTCGAAGTCCCCGAAGGCGCAACCGTCCTTCAGGCCTGCGAGCTTGCGGGTAAGGAAATCCCGCGCTTCTGCTATCACGAGCGGCTGTCGATTGCCGGCAACTGCCGCATGTGCCTGGTCGAAGTGAAGCCCGGGCCGCCCAAGCCGCAGGCAAGCTGCGCGCTTCCGGCAACCGAAGGCCAGGAAATCCGCACCGACAGCGAGATGGTGAAGACCGCGCGCGAAGGCGTGATGGAATTCCTGCTCATCAACCACCCGCTCGATTGCCCGATCTGCGATCAGGGCGGCGAATGCGACCTGCAGGACCAGTCGGTTGCCTACGGACGCGGCGCGACGCGCTATGACGAGAACAAGCGCGCCGTCACCGAGAAATACATGGGCCCGCTGATCAAGACGGTCATGACCCGCTGCATCCACTGCACCCGCTGTGTGCGATTCTCGGAAGAGATCGCCGGCGTGGACGAAATCGGCGCGCTTTACCGCGGCGAGGACATGCAGATCACGACCTATCTCGAGCAGGCCGCGGAGCACGAGCTATCGGCCAATGTGATCGACCTGTGCCCGGTCGGCGCGCTCACCAGCCGTCCCTACGCCTTCGAGGCGCGTCCGTGGGAGCTGAAGAAGACGCTCAGCATCGACGTTTCGGACGCGGTTGGCGCGAACATCCGCCTCGACAGCCGTGGCCGCGAAGTCATGCGCGCGCTTCCGCGTGTCAACGATGCGGTCAACGAGGAATGGCTGTCCGACAAGGGCCGCTACCAGGTCGACGGCTTGTCCAAGCGCCGCCTCGACAAGGTCTTCATGCGCAAGCGCGGCAAGCTGCAGCCGGCAAGCTGGGACGAGGCTTTCAAGGCCATCGCCAAGGCAAAGCCCGGGAAGGCGATTGCCGCCGTTGCAGGCGACATGCTCGATTGCGAAACCATGTTTGCGGCCAAGGCGCTGCTCAAGGCCTGCGGTTCGACGCTGGTCGAAGGCCGCCAGACCGGCATGGACTATGACGTGTCGAACCTTGCCGCGGTCAATTTCAACTCGACCTTCGAGGGTATCGAGACCGCCGACGCGATCCTGATCGTGGGCAGCCACATCCGCTGGGAAGCCCCGCTGGTGAACGTGCGCATTCGCAAAGCAGTGAAGCGCGGCGCAAAGGTCTTCGTCATCGGCCCACGCTGGGACACGACCTATCCGGCCGAATTCCTTGGCGAGGACCTCTCGGTCCTGTCGAAGCTCCCCAAGGCCGCGGCCGACGCCTTCAAGGGGGCCGAGCGTCCGGCGATCATCATGGGCGGCGCTGCGCTGGCCAAGGGTGCGCTCGCCGGCGGTCTTGCCTTTGCCGACAAGTACGGCCTCGTGAAGGATGGCTGGAACGGCTTCAACGTCATGCACTTCAGCGCCGCGCGCATGGGCGGGCTGATGCTCGGCTTCGCGCAGAAGGGCGGCATGGCGGACATCGTGAAGGCGAGCCCCAAGGTCGTCCTCAGCCTTGGCGCGGACGAGATGGATTTCGAACCCTTCGCCGATGCGCTCAAGGTTTACATCGGCCACCACGGCGACCGCGGCGCGCACGCTGCTGACATCATCCTGCCGGCCGCGAGCTTCGCCGAGAAGGACGGCACCTACGTCAACACCGAAGGCCGCGTGCAGTTTGCCGAAAAGGCCGTATTCGCGCCGGGTGACGCGCGCGAAGACTGGACCATCCTGCGCGCGCTGGCCGATGCGCTGAAGGTCGAAGTCGGCTTCGACAGCTTTGACGAGCTGCAGGCCGCCATGATCAAGGCCGTCCCGGCGCTGGGCGAGGAAGGCCTTGCTGACTATGGCGCGCTGCCCAAGGCGGACACGAAGGTCAAGGCGGAAGGCACGATTTCAGCCTATCCGATCAAGGACTTCTACCTCACCAACCCGATCGCCCGCGCCAGCGCGGTGATGCAACAGTGCTCGGCCGAACTGCTCGGCAGCGACGAACTTGCGGAGGCTGCGGAATGA
- a CDS encoding NADH-quinone oxidoreductase subunit C: MATLHSAPRFTQIEGLKTTLSAALGDHLIEAHEEHGELLLTVKRDSIEDVLRILRDDHAYQQLMEIAGVDYPSRAERFEVVYMLLSLTTNSRIMVKCSAGEDTPVPTVTTLWPNAGWLEREVFDMFGVLFAGNPDLRRILTDYGFEGHPFRKDFPLTGYHELRYSEDEKRVVYEPVELAQDLRQFDFMSPWEGADYVLPGDEKADTPPVDDPKTTEKPSDTGAGAKTDAKAAEKVSADAPAEKDGGKAADAPEPTEDQPSRAKRKGKTSGTAEATEVDGKDTK; this comes from the coding sequence ATGGCTACTCTCCATTCCGCACCGCGCTTCACGCAGATCGAAGGCCTCAAGACCACGCTTTCGGCCGCGCTTGGTGACCACCTCATCGAAGCGCACGAAGAGCACGGCGAGCTTCTGCTGACCGTCAAGCGCGACAGCATCGAAGACGTCCTGCGCATCCTGCGCGACGATCACGCCTACCAGCAGCTGATGGAAATCGCGGGCGTCGACTACCCGAGCCGCGCAGAGCGGTTCGAAGTGGTCTACATGCTGCTTTCGCTGACGACCAACAGCCGCATCATGGTGAAGTGCTCGGCCGGCGAAGACACGCCGGTGCCGACCGTCACCACCCTGTGGCCCAACGCCGGCTGGCTCGAGCGCGAAGTGTTCGACATGTTCGGCGTGCTGTTTGCGGGCAATCCGGACCTGCGCCGTATCCTCACCGACTACGGCTTCGAAGGCCATCCTTTCCGCAAGGACTTCCCGCTCACCGGCTATCACGAGCTGCGCTATTCGGAAGATGAAAAGCGCGTGGTCTACGAGCCGGTCGAGCTCGCCCAGGACCTGCGCCAGTTCGATTTCATGAGCCCGTGGGAAGGCGCCGATTACGTGCTTCCGGGCGACGAGAAGGCGGACACTCCGCCGGTCGACGACCCCAAGACCACGGAAAAGCCCTCGGACACGGGCGCCGGCGCGAAGACCGATGCCAAGGCCGCCGAGAAGGTCAGCGCCGATGCCCCGGCCGAGAAGGATGGCGGCAAGGCTGCGGACGCTCCCGAGCCGACCGAGGACCAGCCCTCGCGCGCCAAGCGCAAGGGCAAGACCAGCGGAACTGCTGAAGCGACCGAAGTCGACGGGAAGGACACGAAGTGA
- a CDS encoding NuoB/complex I 20 kDa subunit family protein, producing MTNSTIITPPNAVPAAQGGEVRQPDADYFNALQTEVNDKGFLVTSTEELFQWARTGSLWWMTFGLACCAVEMIHVNMPRYDMERFGVAPRASPRQSDVMIVAGTLCNKMAPALRKVYDQMSEPKYVISMGSCANGGGYYHYSYSVVRGCDRIVPVDIYVPGCPPTAEALLYGVMQLQRKIRRVGTIER from the coding sequence ATGACCAACTCGACCATCATCACGCCCCCCAACGCCGTTCCTGCCGCCCAGGGCGGTGAAGTGCGTCAGCCGGATGCGGATTACTTCAACGCGCTGCAGACCGAAGTGAACGACAAGGGTTTCCTTGTCACGTCGACCGAGGAACTGTTCCAGTGGGCGCGCACCGGTTCGCTGTGGTGGATGACCTTCGGCCTTGCCTGCTGCGCGGTCGAGATGATCCACGTCAACATGCCGCGCTACGACATGGAGCGCTTCGGCGTCGCCCCGCGCGCCTCGCCGCGCCAGAGCGACGTGATGATCGTTGCCGGCACGCTGTGCAACAAGATGGCCCCGGCGCTGCGCAAGGTCTACGACCAGATGTCGGAGCCGAAATACGTCATCTCGATGGGAAGCTGCGCCAATGGCGGCGGATATTATCACTACAGCTACAGCGTCGTGCGCGGTTGCGACCGGATCGTGCCGGTCGACATCTACGTGCCCGGGTGCCCGCCGACCGCTGAAGCGCTGCTCTACGGCGTCATGCAGCTGCAGCGGAAGATCCGCCGCGTCGGTACGATCGAGCGTTGA
- a CDS encoding thiolase family protein: MTQFSAADPVVILSYARTPMGGMQGALADVSATDLGGVAVKAAVERSGVAPESFDRTYMGCVLPAGLGQAPARQASIKGGLPKSVQATTVNKVCGSGMQTVIMGAEALASGTIDYVVAGGMESMTNAPYLLKKHRSGARLGHDTTYDHMFLDGLEDAYEEGRAMGTFAQDTANEYQLTREQMDDYSIESLRRANAAIESGAFADEVVPVTFSTRRGDVTVEHDEQPGKGRPDKIPQLRPAFAKDGTITAATSSSISDGAAAVVLTRESVAKANGQEPVAKIVAMAAHAQEPSEFTVAPVGAITKVLEKAGWSADDVDLWEVNEAFACVAMFAMRDIGIPHEKINVNGGGTALGHPIGASGTRIIVTLLNALKAQGKKRGVASLCIGGGEATAVAVELP; the protein is encoded by the coding sequence ATGACCCAGTTCAGCGCAGCCGATCCCGTTGTGATCCTGTCGTACGCCCGCACCCCCATGGGCGGCATGCAGGGCGCCCTCGCCGATGTCTCGGCGACTGATCTCGGCGGCGTTGCCGTGAAGGCTGCGGTCGAGCGTTCGGGCGTCGCTCCCGAAAGCTTTGACCGGACCTACATGGGCTGCGTCCTTCCCGCAGGCCTCGGCCAGGCGCCGGCCCGCCAGGCCTCGATCAAGGGCGGCCTGCCCAAGTCGGTGCAGGCAACCACGGTCAACAAGGTCTGCGGCAGCGGGATGCAGACGGTCATCATGGGCGCCGAAGCGTTGGCCAGCGGCACGATCGACTATGTCGTTGCCGGCGGCATGGAGAGCATGACTAACGCACCGTACCTGCTGAAAAAGCACCGCTCGGGCGCGCGCCTCGGCCATGACACGACCTATGACCACATGTTCCTCGACGGCCTCGAAGACGCCTATGAGGAAGGCCGCGCCATGGGCACCTTCGCGCAGGACACGGCGAACGAATACCAGCTCACCCGCGAGCAGATGGACGACTATTCGATCGAATCGCTGCGCCGCGCCAACGCCGCCATCGAAAGCGGCGCCTTTGCCGACGAAGTGGTCCCGGTCACCTTCTCGACCCGCCGCGGCGATGTAACGGTCGAGCATGACGAGCAGCCCGGCAAGGGCCGCCCGGACAAGATCCCGCAGCTGCGCCCGGCTTTCGCCAAGGACGGCACGATCACCGCAGCGACCTCCTCCTCGATCTCCGACGGCGCAGCCGCCGTGGTCCTGACCCGCGAAAGCGTCGCCAAGGCCAACGGTCAGGAACCCGTGGCGAAGATCGTCGCCATGGCCGCCCACGCACAGGAGCCTAGCGAGTTCACCGTCGCTCCCGTCGGTGCCATCACCAAGGTTCTGGAAAAGGCCGGCTGGTCGGCCGACGATGTCGACCTTTGGGAAGTGAACGAGGCCTTTGCCTGCGTCGCCATGTTCGCCATGCGCGACATCGGTATCCCGCATGAGAAGATCAACGTGAACGGCGGCGGCACCGCTCTTGGCCACCCGATCGGCGCCAGCGGCACCCGCATCATCGTCACCCTGCTCAACGCTCTCAAGGCGCAGGGCAAGAAGCGCGGCGTGGCGAGCCTGTGCATCGGCGGCGGCGAAGCCACCGCGGTTGCCGTCGAACTGCCCTAG
- the nuoF gene encoding NADH-quinone oxidoreductase subunit NuoF — MLADKDRIFTNVYGFQDWGLKAAQQRGDWDDTKSLIARGHDNIIEEIKASGLRGRGGAGFPTGLKWSFMPKESKDGRPSFLVINADESEPGSCKDREIIRHDPHKLIEGALVAGYAMRARAAYIYIRGEYIREAETLQAAIDEAYNAGLIGKNASKSGYDFDVFLHRGAGAYICGEETAMIESLEGKKGQPRLKPPFPAGAGLYGCPTTVNNVESIAVVPTILRRGASWFASFGRENNKGTKLFQISGHVNKPCVVEEALSIPFSELIEKHCGGIIGGKDNLLAVIPGGSSVPLVPAEQIWDAPMDFDGLKDLGSGLGTAGVIVMDKSTDIVRAISRLSYFYKHESCGQCTPCREGTGWMWRMMERLRTGDAAIEEIDMLQQVTKQVEGHTICALGDAAAWPIQGLIRHFRPELERRIEEHNAKFAEAAE; from the coding sequence ATGCTCGCCGATAAGGATCGCATCTTCACCAATGTCTACGGCTTCCAGGACTGGGGGCTGAAGGCAGCGCAGCAGCGCGGCGACTGGGATGATACCAAGTCGCTGATCGCGCGCGGCCACGACAATATCATCGAAGAGATCAAGGCCTCGGGCCTGCGCGGCCGCGGCGGCGCAGGCTTCCCGACCGGCCTCAAATGGTCGTTCATGCCGAAGGAATCTAAGGACGGCCGTCCCAGCTTCCTCGTCATCAACGCCGACGAATCCGAACCCGGCAGTTGCAAGGACCGCGAGATCATCCGCCACGATCCGCACAAGCTGATCGAAGGCGCGCTGGTCGCCGGCTATGCCATGCGGGCGAGGGCGGCCTACATCTACATTCGCGGCGAATACATCCGCGAGGCTGAAACGCTGCAGGCCGCGATCGACGAGGCCTATAACGCGGGCCTCATCGGCAAGAACGCCTCGAAGTCCGGCTACGATTTCGATGTCTTCCTGCACCGCGGCGCGGGCGCCTACATCTGCGGCGAAGAAACCGCGATGATCGAAAGCCTCGAAGGCAAGAAGGGCCAGCCGCGCCTCAAGCCGCCGTTCCCGGCAGGTGCTGGCCTTTATGGCTGCCCGACCACGGTCAACAACGTGGAATCGATCGCCGTTGTCCCGACCATCCTGCGCCGCGGCGCGAGCTGGTTCGCAAGCTTCGGGCGCGAGAACAACAAGGGCACCAAGCTCTTCCAGATCAGCGGCCATGTGAACAAGCCCTGCGTGGTCGAGGAGGCTCTCAGCATTCCGTTCAGCGAGCTGATCGAAAAGCACTGCGGCGGCATCATCGGCGGCAAGGACAACCTCCTCGCCGTGATCCCGGGCGGTTCGTCGGTCCCGCTGGTTCCGGCAGAGCAGATCTGGGACGCGCCGATGGATTTCGACGGTCTCAAGGACCTGGGCTCGGGCCTCGGCACGGCAGGCGTCATCGTGATGGACAAGTCGACCGACATCGTCCGCGCCATCAGCCGTCTTTCGTACTTCTACAAGCACGAGAGCTGCGGCCAGTGCACCCCCTGCCGCGAAGGCACGGGATGGATGTGGCGCATGATGGAGCGCCTGCGCACCGGCGATGCTGCGATCGAGGAAATCGACATGCTGCAGCAGGTCACCAAGCAGGTCGAAGGCCACACCATCTGCGCGCTGGGTGACGCGGCCGCATGGCCGATCCAGGGCCTCATTCGCCACTTCCGCCCCGAGCTCGAACGTCGGATCGAAGAACACAACGCCAAGTTTGCCGAGGCAGCCGAATAA
- a CDS encoding coniferyl aldehyde dehydrogenase yields the protein MADNRKMEMEAILRKQRAAHHQMRPEPMALRKDRIERAMKLLKDHGEDLCKVMAADFGNRSPHQSMITDIAGTVNFGKYCLKNMDKWARAEKRHVQFPLGLLGAKAEVRYEPKGVVGILSPWNFPVNLAFGPLMQIFAAGNRAMIKPSEFTEKTSLLTKELVEEYFTPDECAVFTGGPEVAAAFSELPFDHLIFTGSTATGRKVMEAASKNLVPVTLELGGKSPVFMGESADFAKAGERVALGKMMNAGQICLAPDYLYVPESKQDDAIHGVWQGTANMYPTLLDNEDYASVVTDRHFDRLQELVADARDKGAEVIEVNPGNEDFSNTNARKMPLTILKNVNEDMKAMQEEIFGPVLPVKTYSHIDEAIDYVNEHDRPLGLYYFGQDAGEREKVLTKTISGGVTVNDVIFHVSMEDLPFGGVGPSGMGSYHGVEGFREFSHARSVYTQPKIDVAKLGGFKPPYGASTEKAIKTMMK from the coding sequence ATGGCGGATAATCGCAAGATGGAAATGGAAGCCATTCTGCGCAAACAGCGCGCGGCCCACCATCAGATGCGTCCCGAACCCATGGCGCTGCGCAAGGACCGCATCGAGCGCGCGATGAAGCTGCTGAAGGACCACGGCGAGGACCTGTGCAAGGTGATGGCCGCCGATTTCGGCAACCGTTCGCCCCACCAGTCGATGATCACCGACATCGCCGGCACGGTGAACTTCGGCAAATATTGCCTCAAGAACATGGACAAGTGGGCGCGGGCGGAAAAGCGCCACGTCCAGTTCCCGCTCGGCCTGCTCGGCGCGAAGGCCGAAGTGCGTTACGAGCCCAAGGGCGTCGTCGGCATCCTCAGCCCGTGGAATTTTCCCGTCAATCTCGCCTTCGGCCCGCTGATGCAGATCTTCGCTGCCGGCAATCGCGCGATGATCAAGCCTTCGGAATTTACCGAGAAGACCAGCCTTCTGACCAAGGAGCTGGTGGAGGAATACTTCACGCCCGACGAGTGCGCGGTCTTTACCGGAGGGCCTGAGGTCGCAGCCGCCTTTAGCGAACTGCCCTTCGACCATCTGATCTTCACCGGTTCGACCGCAACCGGCCGCAAGGTCATGGAGGCTGCTTCCAAGAACCTCGTCCCCGTCACGCTCGAACTGGGCGGCAAAAGCCCGGTGTTCATGGGTGAGAGCGCGGATTTCGCCAAGGCGGGCGAGCGTGTGGCTCTGGGCAAGATGATGAACGCAGGCCAGATCTGCCTTGCGCCCGACTATCTCTACGTGCCGGAAAGCAAGCAGGACGATGCAATCCATGGCGTGTGGCAGGGTACGGCCAACATGTACCCCACGCTGCTCGATAACGAGGACTACGCCAGCGTCGTCACCGATCGCCATTTCGACCGTCTGCAGGAACTCGTCGCCGATGCGCGCGACAAGGGCGCCGAGGTGATCGAGGTCAATCCGGGCAATGAAGACTTCTCCAACACCAACGCGCGCAAGATGCCGCTGACGATCCTCAAGAACGTCAATGAGGACATGAAGGCGATGCAGGAGGAAATCTTCGGTCCGGTCCTGCCGGTGAAGACCTACTCCCACATCGACGAAGCGATCGACTATGTGAACGAGCACGACCGACCGCTCGGCCTCTACTACTTCGGTCAGGACGCCGGCGAACGTGAGAAGGTGCTCACCAAGACGATCAGCGGCGGCGTCACGGTGAACGACGTGATCTTCCACGTCTCGATGGAAGACCTGCCGTTCGGCGGTGTCGGCCCCTCGGGCATGGGCAGCTATCACGGTGTGGAAGGCTTCCGCGAGTTCAGCCACGCGCGCAGCGTCTACACTCAGCCCAAGATCGATGTGGCCAAGCTGGGCGGGTTCAAACCGCCCTATGGCGCTTCGACCGAGAAGGCCATCAAGACCATGATGAAATAG